From Epinephelus lanceolatus isolate andai-2023 chromosome 12, ASM4190304v1, whole genome shotgun sequence, the proteins below share one genomic window:
- the tal1 gene encoding T-cell acute lymphocytic leukemia protein 1 homolog isoform X1 encodes MMEKRQPELRPGSPDAESGPGKREDSSIISRLNGCKEEEEPRREEGEKERGGSFKGVEETDDVPLQNSSNGTSISIIINGVAKETASHNALDLKREVPVIELSRRDAIKAVEQRTESHLVPITELRRPPPLPLPPPQRDDARMVQLSPNAFPVPARAMLYNLAQPLAAINSLGGESEQYSMYPSNRVKRRPAPYEVELDEGRRILDLYKYAGQPKIVRRIFTNSRERWRQQNVNGAFAELRKLIPTHPPDKKLSKNEILRLAMKYISFLSNLLEDQDGGRNVGSTTDGETGLLVGVGAHEGGPQGGPHQDTVVGLARDDLLETMSPGSSCGSLPDGDGEGSPESFMEEQDSPPAPRTLTASRGPPLHLAARELRRNGRSLDGSSRR; translated from the exons atgatggaaaaaCGGCAGCCGGAGCTTCGTCCTGGAAGTCCTGACGCAGAGTCCGGTCCTGGAAAGCGGGAGGACTCCTCCATCATCTCCAGACTGAACGGATgcaaggaggaagaggagccgaggagagaggagggggagaaggagaggggagggagctTCAAGGGGGTTGAGGAGACGGATGACGTTCCTCTGCAGAACTCGAGCAACGGGACCAgcatcagcatcatcatcaaCGGCGTTGCCAAGGAAACTGCCTCTCACAACGCCCTTGACCTGAAAAGGGAAGTGCCGGTGATCGAGCTCTCCAGGAGGGACGCTATAAAAGCGGTGGAGCAGAGGACTGAAAGCCATTTGGTGCCGATCACGGAACTTCGCAGACCTCCACCGCTGCCGCTGCCGCCGCCGCAACGAGACGACGCTCGAATGGTCCAACTGAGCCCAAACGCGTTTCCTGTCCCGGCCCGGGCGATGCTCTACAACCTGGCGCAGCCTCTCGCCGCCATCAACAG TCTCGGAGGGGAGTCGGAGCAGTACAGCATGTATCCCAGCAACAGGGTAAAGCGCCGCCCGGCGCCTTATGAGGTTGAACTCGACGAGGGTAGGCGCATTTTAGATCTTTATAAGTATG CTGGCCAGCCAAAGATTGTGCGCCGTATCTTCACTAACAGTCGTGAACGTTGGCGGCAGCAGAATGTAAACGGGGCATTTGCCGAGCTACGCAAACTCATCCCCACTCACCCCCCAGACAAGAAGCTGAGCAAGAATGAGATTCTGCGGCTCGCTATGAAGTACATCAGCTTCCTCTCCAACCTCCTCGAGGAccaggatggagggaggaatGTTGGCAGCACAACTGATGGGGAAACAGGGCTGCTGGTTGGGGTCGGGGCCCACGAGGGGGGCCCTCAGGGTGGACCACATCAGGACACAGTGGTGGGCTTGGCCAGGGACGACCTTCTGGAGACAATGTCTCCAGGCTCCAGTTGTGGAAGCCTGCCTGATGGCGATGGCGAGGGCAGTCCTGAGAGCTTTATGGAGGAGCAGGACTCACCTCCAGCTCCAAGGACTCTAACGGCTTCACGTGGGCCCCCGCTGCATCTAGCTGCCCGGGAGCTGAGGCGCAATGGCCGCTCTTTAGATGGCTCCAGTCGCCGATGA
- the tal1 gene encoding T-cell acute lymphocytic leukemia protein 1 homolog isoform X2 — protein sequence MMEKRQPELRPGSPDAESGPGKREDSSIISRLNGCKEEEEPRREEGEKERGGSFKGVEETDDVPLQNSSNGTSISIIINGVAKETASHNALDLKREVPVIELSRRDAIKAVEQRTESHLVPITELRRPPPLPLPPPQRDDARMVQLSPNAFPVPARAMLYNLAQPLAAINSLGGESEQYSMYPSNRVKRRPAPYEVELDEAGQPKIVRRIFTNSRERWRQQNVNGAFAELRKLIPTHPPDKKLSKNEILRLAMKYISFLSNLLEDQDGGRNVGSTTDGETGLLVGVGAHEGGPQGGPHQDTVVGLARDDLLETMSPGSSCGSLPDGDGEGSPESFMEEQDSPPAPRTLTASRGPPLHLAARELRRNGRSLDGSSRR from the exons atgatggaaaaaCGGCAGCCGGAGCTTCGTCCTGGAAGTCCTGACGCAGAGTCCGGTCCTGGAAAGCGGGAGGACTCCTCCATCATCTCCAGACTGAACGGATgcaaggaggaagaggagccgaggagagaggagggggagaaggagaggggagggagctTCAAGGGGGTTGAGGAGACGGATGACGTTCCTCTGCAGAACTCGAGCAACGGGACCAgcatcagcatcatcatcaaCGGCGTTGCCAAGGAAACTGCCTCTCACAACGCCCTTGACCTGAAAAGGGAAGTGCCGGTGATCGAGCTCTCCAGGAGGGACGCTATAAAAGCGGTGGAGCAGAGGACTGAAAGCCATTTGGTGCCGATCACGGAACTTCGCAGACCTCCACCGCTGCCGCTGCCGCCGCCGCAACGAGACGACGCTCGAATGGTCCAACTGAGCCCAAACGCGTTTCCTGTCCCGGCCCGGGCGATGCTCTACAACCTGGCGCAGCCTCTCGCCGCCATCAACAG TCTCGGAGGGGAGTCGGAGCAGTACAGCATGTATCCCAGCAACAGGGTAAAGCGCCGCCCGGCGCCTTATGAGGTTGAACTCGACGAGG CTGGCCAGCCAAAGATTGTGCGCCGTATCTTCACTAACAGTCGTGAACGTTGGCGGCAGCAGAATGTAAACGGGGCATTTGCCGAGCTACGCAAACTCATCCCCACTCACCCCCCAGACAAGAAGCTGAGCAAGAATGAGATTCTGCGGCTCGCTATGAAGTACATCAGCTTCCTCTCCAACCTCCTCGAGGAccaggatggagggaggaatGTTGGCAGCACAACTGATGGGGAAACAGGGCTGCTGGTTGGGGTCGGGGCCCACGAGGGGGGCCCTCAGGGTGGACCACATCAGGACACAGTGGTGGGCTTGGCCAGGGACGACCTTCTGGAGACAATGTCTCCAGGCTCCAGTTGTGGAAGCCTGCCTGATGGCGATGGCGAGGGCAGTCCTGAGAGCTTTATGGAGGAGCAGGACTCACCTCCAGCTCCAAGGACTCTAACGGCTTCACGTGGGCCCCCGCTGCATCTAGCTGCCCGGGAGCTGAGGCGCAATGGCCGCTCTTTAGATGGCTCCAGTCGCCGATGA